In the genome of Actinomycetota bacterium, the window GTGCGTGACGGCGAGGAGGCCGGGCGGGTCCTGTCCTGATCGGCTTCGCGTAGCCTGGACCGGTGCCCGAGTCCGTCGCCGGTTCGACCTTCGCCGTACTGGCCCTCGCGGCGGCGTTGGCAGTCTCCGTCCTTCTCATCCGCAGGTGGGGCGTCGAGATCCAGCAGGATCCTTTCGCCAGGCTGATCCGGACCATGGCTCTGCCCCTGCTCGCATCCACGGGAGGCGACGAGGGGGACAGGCGGAGGTGGTTCCGCCGCCGGGACCGAGAGGCCCAGCCCCCGGAGGAAGGCTCCGAGGACCAGGCCGCGCCGGCGGACGACGATCCCTCGGGAGGGCTCGCAGCCGCGGCCGACACGCCCCCCGCCGCGGCGAGCGTTCGGGAGCGCCCAAAGCCGGGGGCACCACCGGACGGCGCAGTTGACGACGCTCCACGTACCGCGGCTCCCGCCCGGCGCCTGAAGTCCCGGCGCCCGCCGCTGGACCACGTGCCCTTTCAGGCGTCGGACTCCGAGACGCCGGAGGAGCGCCAGGAGCGGATGCGGGACCGCTTCCGCCGCGGGATGCGCAAGACGCGCGACTACCTCAACCGCGACGTCAGGGAGGTGTTCGGCCCCGGACCCGTGCCCGAGGCCTTTGACGACCTGGAGGACGTCCTGGTGCGCGCCGACCTCGGCGTGATGACCGCCAGTGCGCTGGCCGACGAGCTGCGCGAGCGCGGGCGCGACCTCACGTCCGACACGCTTCCCGACGCGCTGAAGGAGTCGATGCGCACCTTCCTTCAGGACTTCGACCGCCGCCTGCGCGTCAACACGCACGGCCTGTCGGTCTGGCTGGTGGTGGGGGTCAACGGCACCGGCAAGACGACGACCATCGCCAAGCTCGCCCGCCACGCCGTGGATCAGGGATTCACGGTGTGTCTGGCGGCAGCCGACACGTTCCGT includes:
- the ftsY gene encoding signal recognition particle-docking protein FtsY, whose amino-acid sequence is MPESVAGSTFAVLALAAALAVSVLLIRRWGVEIQQDPFARLIRTMALPLLASTGGDEGDRRRWFRRRDREAQPPEEGSEDQAAPADDDPSGGLAAAADTPPAAASVRERPKPGAPPDGAVDDAPRTAAPARRLKSRRPPLDHVPFQASDSETPEERQERMRDRFRRGMRKTRDYLNRDVREVFGPGPVPEAFDDLEDVLVRADLGVMTASALADELRERGRDLTSDTLPDALKESMRTFLQDFDRRLRVNTHGLSVWLVVGVNGTGKTTTIAKLARHAVDQGFTVCLAAADTFRAAAIDQLQTWGERVGVDVVRQHPGADPGAVVFDAMAHAKARGHDLLIVDTAGRLHTRTPLMEELRKVRRVIDREPDLLTECLLVLDATTGQNGVTQARAFRETVEVTGLVLAKLDGTAKGGITFAVERELGIPVKVVGLGEKAEDLAPFDPESFVESLFEDVHG